CAGCGAGCGGCTTCGCTATTTGATGCCGTTTAAACGTGTGGAGGAGACAATCGAATATCTACGCCGCGCCGCCGATACGTGTGAGGATGCCGTTGTGGTGTATGCCGATGACGGTGAGAAGTTTGGGCTCTGGCCAAATACGTTCAGGCGTGTCTACCGGGACGGCTGGCTGGAGGACTTTTTTGGCGCACTGCACGAGAACAGGGACTGGATAAGGCCCACCACACTGGGCCGGGTTGTTGATAACGTTAAGCCGAGGGGAGAGGTGTCTCTGCCCAACGTCTCCTACCGTGAGATGATGGGGTGGGCCGTTCCCGCGAGGGACGTCCCGTCGAAGAGGGGCGTTGCGAAGGGCAGTAAGCAACCTTCACAAGACGACCTGGCTGCGAGATTTGCGAAAGGCGGCTCCTGGAGAAATTTTCTCACAAAATACCCTGAGGCCAACCAGATGTACCTCAGGATGCTGGAGGTAAGTAAAGAGGTCTCATCAAACAAGAATGCGAGGTCAAAGAAGGTAGTCAGGGCAAGACGTGAACTATACAAGGGTCAATGTAACGACGCCTACTGGCACGGTATGTTTGGAGGGCTCTATCTGCCCCATCTGCGCGCGGCGGTGTACAGGCACCTGCTGGCGGCCGAGGAGATGACCGATTCCCGAAGGGGCGTATGCCTGGAGACGCACGACTACGACCTTGACGGGACGGATGAATTCAAGGTGATAGGACCCAAACTAAACGCCTATTTCAAACCCTCGCGAGGGGGCCACCTGTATGAACTTGATTACAGGCCAAAATGCGTAAACCTCATGAATACGCTGACAAGACGTGAAGAGGCGTATCACAGAAAACTCCGGCATAAAAAGAAACCGGCACGTGAAGAAGGGGCGAAGAGTATACACAAGCTTACACAGAAGACAAAAAAAGGCGTGGGGAAGGAGCTTGTTTACGACAGATATCAAAAAGAGGGTCTCATAGACCACTTCTTTGCCCCCGGCACGAGGCTGGTGGATTTTGTAAAGGGAAAGGCGGTTGAACTGGGTGACTTTGTTGCATCGCCCTATCGTTCAAGCATGAAGAGGTCCGGGGGAAAGATGACGCTGCGAATGTCGCGTACGGGCATTTTGAAAGCTGACGGAAAAGAACTCCCCCTGACGGTGACAAAGATAGTAGAACCGGTGTCTTCTCCGCCCTCACTCCATATCAGATATCTCCTGGAGAACCTGTCTGATGACGAGATGGAATTCACGTTTGGTGTGGAGTTTAATCTGTCTATGTCCGCGGGCAGGGCCCCCGGAAGGTACTATCTGTCTGAAGATGGTACCAGGGCGGGAAACCTGGCCATGAAGGGCTGCCTTTCGTCACAGTCAGAGTTAACAGTGGTGGATGAAGGTGTCGGCCTGATGGTCTCGTTTGGGTTATCCCCCGATGCGGACGTATGGGTATGCCCGGTTGAAACTGTCTCGCAGAGTGAGTCAGGGCTTGAAAAGGTGTATCAATGCTCGACGGTGCTGCCCAACTGGGGCCTGACGCTAGAGCCCGGAGGAAAGTGGGAGGCAGAGATAAAGAAACATATAACAGAAACCAGGCCCGTTTAGTACGTGCGGGAAGATCACAATATTATCGGAGTCCAGTCTGCGCCCCCCCCAAAAATGGTGGATTTCCAACCTGAGGCGGATCGCTGGTGTAATCCACTGACACAGTCAGTGGACTCCAAAAATTATATAAGTAGTTAGCGGAAATGCGGATTTTTGTAGAGGTATGTAGCAAGAAACTTAAGGAATTTCCAGGTTTTATCGGGTAAAATATATTTTTGAGAAGGGAAGTTTAAAGTATTGGTTGTGCAAGGCCATGAAGGTGTGGATATGAAGACCGTAGAAACAGGTCAACTGGAAAGAGAAGTTGTTGACAATATACACAGGGTAATTGCAACAACGCTCGACATAAAGGACGTCTACACCGGAATAGTAGCTGAGCTGAGGAAACTGGTTGATTTTGACAGGGCAAGCATCGCACTTCTTGGAGATGAGAAGGACACAGCCGTTACTTATGTAATATCAGCTGAATATAACGGTGTGGCTCTAAAAGAAGGAGAACCCTATCCGCTGAAGGGAAGCGTTCTGGAGAAGGTAATCACCACCGGGGGGCCCGTAATCGTAGAGGATACCGAAAATGACGAGTTCTCTACCGATAGCCTGCTGTTAAAGGAAGAGGGGATAAGGTCCCGGTTAAGTGTACCACTCAGGGCTAAGGAAAACGTTCTTGGAAGCATTAACCTCGGCAGTAAGAGGCCTGACAACTTCAGTATCACACATGCGAACCTATTGGAACAGGTCTCGCCTCAATTGGCCCTGGCCACTGAGAACACGATACTGTTCCGAAAAATAAGAGATTCAGAAGAAAAATATAAAGACCTTTATGATAACGCCCCGGTGTTATACTGTACTTATAGCATGGACGGCACCATACTTGATTGCAATCAGACTGCCGCCAGGTTGCTTGGTTACACAAAAGAATCCATTGTTGGTGAGAAAATAAGCCGTTTTATATTCCCTGAGGACCGGGAAAAGGCCGAAAAGACCCTGGTAGAGGGTCACGTGGACGATTTGGAACTACGAATGGTGAAGAAGGACGGCACCATAATTGACGTCAGCGTCAGCACCGCGCCTAAATATGACGTGGTTGGCAACGTTAACGGTTCAAAAATGGTTGCGAGGGACGTTACAGAGAAAAAACGGGCTGAAGATCGGCTGCTCCAGGAATCATACAAGGTACAATCCGTTGTCGAAGCCCTGGGCATCGGGCTTTGTTTGATGAATAAGGAGCTCAATATAACTTGGGGCAATAAGAAGATATCTGAGTTGTGGGGCCTTTCGGAGTCGGTGGTGGGCATGGCGTGTCCGGCAATCTTCCAGTGCAAAGAAATTGTCTGTCCCGCGCAGAAGGCCTTCAAACGTGGAGAAGGCCGGTTTCACGACATCCAGATTCTTACCAGGGAGGGGCGGCGGAGGTACATTGAGAACATCGCTATACCGATGAAAGATACGAGGGGAGAGGTTAAAAGGGTCTTGCTCCTCTCAATGGACATCACTGACAGAGAAAAGAGGATACACCAGCTGTCGCTGTTAAGTCAGCTTAGTGACGCGCTACAGCACACCCTTAAGCTGGAGAAGGTGTTTCAACTGGTCCTCACCTGCGTGACTGCCGGTCACGCGCTCGGTTTTAACCGCGCAATGCTGTTCCTGTTGAACCGTGAGCGAGACGCTGTCTGCGGAAAGATGGCTATAGGTCCCTCGAATTTGGAGGAGGCCTACGGGGTCTGGCAGGAGATATCCAAGCACCCGACGTTTGAGGGTCTCCTGGCGGACGTAGTCGAACTCAAGCCGCTCGAATCGGAGCTTAGCACAAAGACCACACTTTTGG
Above is a genomic segment from Candidatus Bathyanammoxibius amoris containing:
- a CDS encoding DUF1926 domain-containing protein, whose product is MGKVHFVFVLHNHQPVGNFDGIFKRGCSKAYEPFIRLLGRHPEVPVVLHYSGSLLEWIEAHRPELFERIKILVNRGQVELLGSGFYEPILGMLPEIDCVGQVREYGDWLNSRFGTRARGLWLTERFWEQTLVKTLKKAGVEYTVVDDSHFKHAGLAESELYGYFLTNNSGKKLGVFPCSERLRYLMPFKRVEETIEYLRRAADTCEDAVVVYADDGEKFGLWPNTFRRVYRDGWLEDFFGALHENRDWIRPTTLGRVVDNVKPRGEVSLPNVSYREMMGWAVPARDVPSKRGVAKGSKQPSQDDLAARFAKGGSWRNFLTKYPEANQMYLRMLEVSKEVSSNKNARSKKVVRARRELYKGQCNDAYWHGMFGGLYLPHLRAAVYRHLLAAEEMTDSRRGVCLETHDYDLDGTDEFKVIGPKLNAYFKPSRGGHLYELDYRPKCVNLMNTLTRREEAYHRKLRHKKKPAREEGAKSIHKLTQKTKKGVGKELVYDRYQKEGLIDHFFAPGTRLVDFVKGKAVELGDFVASPYRSSMKRSGGKMTLRMSRTGILKADGKELPLTVTKIVEPVSSPPSLHIRYLLENLSDDEMEFTFGVEFNLSMSAGRAPGRYYLSEDGTRAGNLAMKGCLSSQSELTVVDEGVGLMVSFGLSPDADVWVCPVETVSQSESGLEKVYQCSTVLPNWGLTLEPGGKWEAEIKKHITETRPV
- a CDS encoding GAF domain-containing protein, which codes for MKTVETGQLEREVVDNIHRVIATTLDIKDVYTGIVAELRKLVDFDRASIALLGDEKDTAVTYVISAEYNGVALKEGEPYPLKGSVLEKVITTGGPVIVEDTENDEFSTDSLLLKEEGIRSRLSVPLRAKENVLGSINLGSKRPDNFSITHANLLEQVSPQLALATENTILFRKIRDSEEKYKDLYDNAPVLYCTYSMDGTILDCNQTAARLLGYTKESIVGEKISRFIFPEDREKAEKTLVEGHVDDLELRMVKKDGTIIDVSVSTAPKYDVVGNVNGSKMVARDVTEKKRAEDRLLQESYKVQSVVEALGIGLCLMNKELNITWGNKKISELWGLSESVVGMACPAIFQCKEIVCPAQKAFKRGEGRFHDIQILTREGRRRYIENIAIPMKDTRGEVKRVLLLSMDITDREKRIHQLSLLSQLSDALQHTLKLEKVFQLVLTCVTAGHALGFNRAMLFLLNRERDAVCGKMAIGPSNLEEAYGVWQEISKHPTFEGLLADVVELKPLESELSTKTTLLAFPVSDDREIVVRCLKEKVPQVVEDANNDPRVTEEFRNAIDAKEFVCVPLMVKGEAIGVIVADNVYSAEPITEEHARILNMFAKSAAQAIENAETYQELEDKMAQLTETQDRLLRAERLAAIGEVASYVAHEIRNPLVTIGGFARSIKRLGSNDENIDTSSKIIVQEVGRLERILDNIRDFTRPAAPLKARVHINKLIEDTLALTDGYLREKDVVVRKELGDDLPETLADPSQMKQVFLNLVKNAAESMAEGGILTVKTYVEENSIKIDFADTGEGVPSEIKGKLFTPFFTTKTGGTGVGLAICQKIVDDHEGKLIVSSAEERGSVFSILLPVLDAGEEVRRGDKQ